In a genomic window of Scheffersomyces stipitis CBS 6054 chromosome 4, complete sequence:
- the HUL5 gene encoding ubiquitin-protein ligase (E3) (go_component intracellular~go_function ubiquitin-protein ligase activity~go_process protein modification; ubiquitin cycle), translating into MLNFTGQTHKRVVNLGNRGRNGSGSGSKNYLEQTRIQRLQREEQRQKEKSGLLLQSYIRRHLDLSESGEKLKSEWLQNRGNFVDEEQWNLWILQFNFLAKWTLPQQPIAELSFQLKVLFEDLQLSKFDLSQRQFNLDQSQKLSVDEQIIQIICFILDKFGSKYVVELPDIINYLSSFVLNTNVSQNLQAQIIELVFKFSTNSLSIWKLLTSPGLFKDIGDTKRYLERIRTSDFASEAFGAANNFDGNSLVSVLVNFLTIHTENEPFINEDLFFIASVFERISFSIHRIDEDVDEDDFEDFQSRSTEDVLVVSQNCIDTISLLYSTTFIRQIFDHFTAREDDNKLSWAALQIISTLIFFYPAAKSKLCMLITIIPNSYRRFFAQLESHEIYQKLISQTVETGKDFLIKPQIEELYTNMDAHSIGFFWKTLYTFQELYSYWLIVSNDLESFQEDKLNLKDVSQFLIFSRSLCLTLIFCNDKPDYFHQYEKLKDISISLLNQLYMKNLRLRFLPDDFWKLKVLKFNIDSLLQIIAEEEEKRIEEMDIDEDDSFQSKNMSSASAETLAKLEMLKKVPFFIEFKDRVRVFQSLIELDRQRNLSVGPFFDSKLGANIRREFLLEDAYNSFHKAGSNFKNRIQVSFFNEYGPEAGIDGGGITKEFLTSVVREGFDPSNELELFKETISDNQIYPNDDIHKSITVGDDPQLQQKKLSYLKFLGSIVGKCLYENVLIDVSFAPFFLNKWCNDNMKNSINDLNYLDHELFMGLMKLVKMPEQELDSLDLNFTVNETLKGKNYVFDLLPPNGENTKLNSSNKLSYIHQISNFKLNQSLHIQTKYFIEGLFGLISSSWLSMFDSFELQMLISGGQNDINILDWKNNVEYGGYLDSDITVRYFWEVVAEMTPDERFALIKFVTSVSRAPLLGFGSLNPKFGIRNSGSDTSRLPTASTCVNLLKLPDYRNKELIRSKLLYAIEAEAGFDLS; encoded by the exons ATGTTGAACTTTACGGGTCAGACGCACAAACGTGTGGTTAATTTGGGCAACCGTGGGCGTAATGGCAGTGGTTCTGGATCCAAGAACTACTTGGAACAAACTAGAATACAGAGGCTACAACGAGAAGAACAGCGACAAAAGGAGAAGTCCGGATTGCTATTGCAATCGTATATTCGTAGACATCTAGACCTTTCTGAGAGTGGggagaaattgaaactgGAATGGCTTCAAAACCGTGGCaattttgtagatgaagagCAATGGAATTTGTGGATTCTTCAGTTCAACTTTCTTGCCAAATGGACTTTGCCTCAGCAGCCGATTGCAGAATTGTCTTTCCAATTGAAAGTTCTATTTGAGGATTTACAACTTAGTAAATTTGACTTATCTCAAAGACAATTTA ATCTTGACCAAAGCCAGAAGCTTCTGGTTGACGAACAGATAATCCAGATTATCTGCTTCATTTTAGACAAGTTCGGCTCGAAATACGTAGTGGAGTTGCCTGATATTATCAACTATTTGTCGTCATTTGTATTAAATACAAATGTTTCACAGAATTTGCAGGCACAGATTATAGAATTGGTATTTAAGTTTAGCACTAATAGCTTGTCGATTTGGAAATTGTTAACTTCGCCAGGTTTGTTTAAAGATATTGGAGACACCAAAAGATATTTGGAGAGAATCAGGACAAGTGATTTTGCTAGTGAAGCTTTTGGAGCTGCCAATAACTTCGATGGGAATTCACTAGTAAGTGTTTTGGTGAATTTCCTAACAATTCATACGGAGAATGAGCCTTTTATCAACGAGGATTTGTTCTTTATAGCCAGCGTTTTTGAGCGTATTTCGTTTTCGATACATAGGATAGATGAAGAcgtagatgaagacgacttcGAAGATTTTCAATCCAGATCAACAGAAGACGTTCTTGTGGTGTCTCAGAATTGCATTGATACAATAAGTCTTTTGTACTCTACCACTTTCATCAGACAAATCTTTGATCATTTCACAGCGCGTGAAGATGACAACAAGCTCTCTTGGGCAGCATTACAGATCATTTCCACGTTGATATTCTTCTACCCTGCAGCCAAAAGTAAACTTTGTATGCTTATCACTATCATTCCCAATTCATATAGACGCTTTTTTGCCCAGTTGGAATCTCACGAAATCTACCAAAAACTCATTTCTCAAACAGTAGAAACTGGCAAAGATTTCCTTATAAAACCACAGATCGAAGAGTTATACACAAATATGGATGCTCACTCGATTGGATTTTTCTGGAAAACGTTATATACTTTCCAGGAACTTTACTCCTACTGGTTGATAGTttccaacgacttggagAGTTTCCAAGAGGACAAACTTAATCTCAAGGATGTATCTCAGTTTCTCATTTTCCTGAGATCGTTGTGTTTGACATTGATTTTCTGTAACGACAAACCGGATTATTTCCATCAGtacgaaaagttgaaggatatttccatttcattGTTAAACCAGTTGTATATGAAGAATTTGCGCTTGCGATTTTTGCCTGATGAtttctggaaattgaaggtgctcaagttcaacatcGACAGTTTGTTACAGATAATAGctgaggaagaagagaaacgcattgaagaaatggacaTTGACGAGGATGACTCCTTTCA ATCTAAAAACATGTCGAGTGCTTCTGCTGAAACTTTGGCAAAGTTGGAGATGTTGAAAAAAGTACCcttcttcattgaattCAAAGATCGTGTTAGGGTATTCCAATCTTTGATTGAATTGGATAGACAGCGTAATCTCTCTGTTGGTCCATTCTTCGATTCAAAGCTTGGAGCGAACATTAGAAGAGAGTTTTTGCTTGAAGATGCTTATAACAGCTTCCATAAGGCTGGttccaatttcaagaatcGTATTCAGgtcagtttcttcaatgaatATGGTCCAGAAGCTGGAATTGACGGTGGTGGCATAACTAAAGAATTCCTCACCAGTGTAGTCAGAGAAGGATTTGATCCCTCTAATGAGCTTGAATTGTTTAAGGAAACAATCAGTGACAATCAGATATATCCGAACGACGACATCCACAAGTCAATCACTGTAGGTGATGATCCACAgcttcagcagaagaagcttCTGTATTTGAAGTTTCTTGGAAGCATTGTAGGCAAATGTCTCTATGAGAACGTCTTGATTGATGTCTCATTTGCACCTTTTTTTTTAAACAAGTGGTGCAATGACAATATGAAAAACtccatcaacgacttgaactACTTGGACCATGAGTTGTTCATGGGTTTGATGAAGTTAGTGAAGATGCCGGAACAGGAGTTGGATAGCTTGGACTTAAATTTCACTGTTAATGAAACTTTGAAAGGAAAGAATTATGTATTTGATTTGCTTCCTCCAAATGGAGAGAATACCAAATTGAATCTGTCGAACAAATTGAGTTACATACATCaaatttccaacttcaaattgaacCAGTCGTTGCACATCCAGACGAAGTACTTTATTGAAGGTCTTTTTGGACTTATCTCGTCTAGCTGGTTGAGCATGTTTGATTCGTTTGAGCTCCAGATGCTTATATCTGGTGGCCAAAACGATATCAACATTTTGGACTGGAAGAATAATGTAGAATATGGAGGCTATTTGGACAGCGACATCACTGTTCGTTACTTCTGGGAAGTGGTAGCGGAAATGACTCCCGATGAGAGGTTTGCCCTTATCAAATTTGTCACTTCCGTTAGTAGAGCACCACTCCTTGGATTTGGATCTTTGAATCCAAAGTTTGGAATTCGAAATTCAGGAAGCGACACTTCCAGATTACCTActgcttcaacttgtgtgaacttgttgaagcttCCAGACTATAGGAACAAGGAACTTATAAggtccaagttgttgtatgCCATAGAAGCCGAAGCTGGCTTTGATTTGAGTTAG
- the PHO14 gene encoding p-Nitrophenyl phosphatase (go_function catalytic activity~go_process metabolism), translated as MTVKKNPLLIHRREHAEALLEKYDNFLFDCDGVIWLDEKIIEGVKDTLEFLKKNGKKFAFVTNNSSKSRQEYLAKFSSLGIQGVTKDHIFPTCYAAVQALESDLQVPKKSKIWVLGDSGIEDELEEAGYIPVGGTDARLNQAFRADHEFLTVDPEVQAVVVGSTKEFNYMRIASTLQYLLWKNKTIPFIGCNIDRSYPGPNGLILPAGGSVVNYMQYTADRDFINVGKPSKVFLEAILAKNGFDRSRTLMVGDTLYTDIKFGNDGQLGEGCGSLLVLTGGTTPEYLHQFLQNPNHYDEGESMIPSYVIRSLGDFVDIIQS; from the coding sequence ATGACTGTAAAAAAGAACCCGTTGTTGATTCATAGACGAGAGCATGCTGAGGcacttcttgaaaaatacgACAATTTTTTATTTGACTGTGACGGCGTGATCTGGCTCGATGAAAAAATCATAGAAGGAGTCAAAGATACCTtagaattcttgaagaaaaacGGCAAGAAGTTCGCCTTTGTTACGAACAACTCCTCCAAGTCGCGTCAAGAGTACTTAGCCAAATTTTCCTCGCTTGGCATCCAAGGAGTCACCAAAGATCATATTTTCCCTACTTGCTATGCCGCTGTCCAAGCTTTGGAAAGTGATCTTCAAGTGCCAAAAAAATCCAAAATTTGGGTTTTAGGCGATTCTGGAATCGAAGATGAGCTCGAGGAAGCTGGATATATACCTGTTGGTGGCACAGATGCTCGTTTGAACCAGGCATTTCGTGCTGACCATGAATTTCTAACTGTAGACCCTGAGGTTCAAGCTGTGGTTGTAGGTTCTACCAAAGAGTTTAACTATATGCGTATCGCTCTGACGCTCCAGTAtttgctttggaagaataAGACCATCCCGTTTATCGGCTGTAACATCGACCGTTCCTATCCGGGTCCCAATGGACTCATCTTGCCCGCCGGAGGCAGTGTCGTTAACTACATGCAATATACAGCCGATAGGGACTTCATCAATGTCGGTAAGCCAAGTAAAGTATTTTTGGAAGCTATACTCGCTAAAAATGGTTTTGATCGACTGAGAACTCTTATGGTAGGTGACACGTTATACACAGATATCAAGTTTGGCAATGACGGTCAGCTTGGTGAAGGCTGTGGGTCGCTTTTGGTGCTTACTGGAGGAACTACGCCAGAGTACTTGCACCAGTTTTTACAAAACCCAAACCACTACGACGAGGGTGAAAGCATGATTCCTCTGTACGTAATTCGCTCGCTTGGAGATTTTGTCGACATCATACAGAGCTGa
- a CDS encoding predicted protein: EDGKKKKEKESKSDKFFSFLMKCLETAGITFSSIAILGVAGIAYHKFYASHVLSKMNEAFENGDPAAQLAMHKKTHAIAGDLPEDAFWVDRPQQKLLDDIISGKKVGSYYLVVGEKGTGKTSLILEAMKKVGGENVTVFDAHADPEIFRIRLGASLNFTFNEDYIGSLFSIRGPRDTTALLDIERAFSKLEELAMLRVAKIHRPLVMIINNAHLIKENEEGIKLLELLQQKAESLSGSGLLTIIFNSDDYWVYEKLKKLGTRLEVVNVRDFNRAETISALKFIRHRYFPLPKDQLTNEHCHQVYDLIGGRPQHITHVARHADIIKACHEIIDREKTWFLNQCGLLGSDMDDDVMEEGKFSVSAMLLMKEFVDMDRERMNTLITHKVKSGHVTTKNHADYRDHHLPELPLWRSRQIMTRSDYIQQYDNLNIFTIDSDSRVRADSVPMMRAFHEICSQPNFKQLLDDSIQRVADVEALERTREIVAKDLNLGSNYQLSKDEVVYEVGIVKSQKHVELHGEFGDGIGDDDDDIDDEDDEELYMEDVDRRATRKWWKRRMAGFDMTYL; this comes from the exons gaagatggcaaaaagaagaaggagaaggagTCTAAATcagacaagttcttcagtTTTCTCATGAAGTGTTTGGAAACAGCGGGAATAACCTTTAGTTCCATTGCTATCCTAGGTGTTGCCGGGATCGCTTATCACAAGTTTTATGCTTCTCACGTATTGTCAAAAATGAACGAAGCTTTCGAAAATGGAGATCCAGCTGCTCAGCTTGCTATGCACAAAAAGACCCACGCCATCGCGGGGGACTTGCCTGAAGATGCTTTCTGGGTCGATAGACCGCAGCAGAAGTTGCTTGACGATATCATCTCCGGTAAGAAGGTAGGAAGTTACTATTTAGTGGTAGGAGAAAAAGGTACCGGAAAGACAtctttgatcttggaaGCCATGAAAAAGGTCGGAGGAGAAAATGTAACCGTCTTCGATGCCCACGCTGATCCAGAGATCTTCAGAATTCGTCTCGGTGCCTCTTTGAACTTCACTTTCAACGAAGACTACATTGGTTCCTTGTTCTCGATTAGAGGTCCTCGTGACACTACAGCTTTACTTGATATAGAAAGAGCTTTCAGTAAGTtagaagaattggcaaTGTTGAGAGTAGCCAAGATTCATCGCCCTTTGGTGATGATCATCAACAATGCCCATTTGATCAAGgagaatgaagaaggaatCAAGTTGTTAGAATTGCTTCAACAGAAGGCAGAGTCTCTCAGTGGTTCTGGTTTGTTGACGATAATCTTTAACAGTGACGACTACTGGGTTTacgaaaaattgaaaaagctTGGAACTAGGTTAGAAGTGGTGAACGTGCGTGATTTCAACAGAGCTGAGACTATTTCTGCATTAAAGTTCATTCGTCACAGATACTTTCCTTTACCTAAAGACCAGTTGACCAACGAGCATTGCCACCAGGTGTATGATTTGATTGGAGGAAGACCTCAACACATCACCCATGTTGCCAGACATGCCGATATAATTAAGGCATGTCATGAGATCATCGACAGAGAAAAGACATGGTTCCTCAACCAGTGTGGATTGTTGGGTTCGGACATGGACGACGATGTCATGGAAGAAGGAAAGTTCTCTGTCAGTGCcatgttgttgatgaaggaGTTTGTCGATATGGATCGTGAGCGCATGAACACCTTGATCACCCATAAAGTCAAATCTGGCCATGTGACCACCAAAAACCACGCTGACTATAGAGACCACCACTTGCCAGAATTGCCTTTGTGGAGAAGCAGACAGATTATGACAAGGTCTGACTACATCCAGCAGTACGATAACTTAAATATTTTTACGATTGACTCTGATTCGCGAGTCAGGGCAGACTCTGTGCCCATGATGAGAGCATTTCACGAAATCTGCTCGCAGCCCAACTTCAAACAATTGCTTGATGATAGCATTCAACGTGTAGCTGATGTGGAGGCCTTGGagagaacaagagaaaTCGTGGCGAAggacttgaacttgggcAGTAACTACCAGTTG AGTAAAGACGAAGTTGTATACGAAGTGGGCATAGTTAAGAGCCAGAAACATGTAGAGCTTCATGGAGAGTTCGGTGACGGTATCGgtgatgacgacgacgatatcgacgacgaagatgacgaggAATTGTACATGGAAGATGTCGACAGAAGAGCCACGAGAAAGTGgtggaagagaagaatggCTGGTTTTGACATGACGTACCTT
- a CDS encoding predicted protein has translation MNSSPANAGSRKRTISDDDSSDYEWSSQSQSSFDSEKNPTFFESPNYKRLQQHRIHSEAHIRTVEMMLQAQLELQRQEKSRQTLSDTNLTEPPLDHTFSDITETNQESDNYRQRPFW, from the coding sequence ATGAATTCGTCTCCTGCCAACGCTGGCAGTCGCAAGCGGACAATTAGCGACGATGACAGTTCTGACTACGAGTGGTCCAGCCAATCACAATCGTCTTTTGATTCGGAAAAAAATCCGACATTTTTCGAATCTCCCAACTACAAAAGACTCCAACAGCATCGAATCCATTCCGAGGCTCATATACGGACAGTCGAGATGATGTTGCAAGCACAGCTCGAACTACAACGACAGGAAAAGAGTCGGCAGACACTTTCAGACACTAATCTTACCGAGCCGCCACTAGATCACACATTCTCGGATATTACCGAGACTAATCAAGAATCCGACAATTATCGGCAAAGACCGTTCTGGTGA
- a CDS encoding predicted protein, producing the protein MSLKSAKTSRINGKHIKHSANSTIPSNIDKETTFLVKTKTPYVSAVKQIQRILDKFNKKVNKKRKFQGGEYKKLNYITVKGMGKAIEKTLSLGTHFQSNYPVEVLTGSVEVLDEFRVNEASDSEDEDEEKTLYQKRMVSYVELRIRIRRD; encoded by the coding sequence ATGTCTTTAAAGTCGGCGAAAACGAGTCGAATAAATGGAAAGCATATCAAACATAGTGCGAACAGCACTATTCCGCTGAACATAGACAAGGAAACAACTTTCTTGGTCAAAACAAAGACACCTTATGTATCAGCAGTCAAGCAGATCCAGCGCATTCTCGATaagttcaacaaaaagGTGAATAAAAAGCGTAAATTTCAAGGTGGAGAgtacaagaaattgaactatATAACTGTGAAAGGTATGGGGAAAGCTATCGAGAAGACATTATCGCTCGGAACTCACTTCCAGAGCAATTATCCAGTGGAAGTGCTAACGGGAAGCGTTGAAGTTTTGGACGAATTCCGGGTGAATGAAGCATCTGACagcgaagatgaagatgaagaaaagacttTGTATCAGAAACGAATGGTTAGTTATGTTGAATTGAGAAtaagaatcagaagagattAA
- a CDS encoding predicted protein — protein sequence MKGNSVADEVVTVEHDDVNEGVLVVSDSYSGDKNSQTPNEDLRNEEPEQSREQAPDRSQSSEDKPSDDDIPTSSEVTVSARAKKRKPQTDEQYKEQLASYRQSGPRINTEDWLYDDLQPSDFQNSSKSDRVRLLQAVEKAYFKQDYLRCRQLISLAQAVFGIEDEEEAKAAWDQSGRKVKKSAKLERHVIDLLHIKQRLDEIEKKDDY from the coding sequence ATGAAAGGAAATCTGGTTGCAGACGAGGTGGTCACAGTGGAACACGATGACGTCAACGAGGGCGTGCTCGTAGTTTCAGATTCCTATCTGGGCGACAAGAACAGTCAGACACCAAATGAAGATTtaagaaatgaagaaccAGAGCAATCTCGAGAACAAGCACCAGACAGGAGTCAGTCTTCAGAGGACAAACCGTCTGATGACGACATTCCTACTAGCTCAGAAGTGACGGTTTCGGCACGGgccaaaaagagaaagcCACAGACGGACGAACAATACAAGGAACAACTTGCATCTTACAGACAGAGTGGGCCCCGAATAAATACTGAAGATTGGCTCTATGACGATTTACAGCCCTCCGATTTTCAGAACAGCAGCAAGAGTGACCGTGTCAGACTTTTGCAAGCGGTAGAAAAGGCATATTTCAAACAGGACTACTTGCGATGCAGACAGTTGATAAGTTTGGCACAAGCAGTATTTGGcatagaagatgaagaagaagccaaagcGGCATGGGATCAAAGCGGAAGAAAGGTAAAGAAAAGTGCAAAGTTGGAGAGACATGTAATCGACTTGTTGCACATAAAGCAGAGATTGGACGAgatagaaaagaaggatgATTATTGA